The following DNA comes from Pirellulales bacterium.
TTCGTTGAGCGAAGAGTTCGGGCTGCTCAGCACGTACGGCGGCCGCACGAACGTGCCGATCCTGTTCGAGGATCTCGTCATCACGAGCGCGGTGATTATCGGTTGGGGCGATATGGCCCGTCCGGCGCATCGCTTTCTGGCGATGGATAAGAACACGGGCGAGGTGGTCTGGTTCAACGGCACTTCGCCCCTACCCGACGACACGACCTACAGCACGCCGGTGATCTCGGTGATCGACGGCGAGGCGCTGATGATCTTTGGCTCCGGCGATGGCGGCCTGCACGCCTTCCAGCCTCGCACGGGCAAGCCCGTCTGGAAGTACAACTTCTCGCGTCGTGGCATTAATACGTCGCCGGTGGTGGTCGACGGCATCGTCTACTGTGGCCATAGCGAAGAGAACATGGACAACACGACGATGGGGGCCGTGGCCGCCATCCAGGGAAGCCTGAAGGGCTTGCCCCCGGAAGAGCCCCCCTCCGCGCCGAAGCCGGCGCCCCCTGGCGCGCCCCCCGCGGTGAAGCTGGGACGCAACATTACGCAGACGAATACGTTGTGGCTGAAGAAGGAGATCGGCATCGGCAAGTGTTCGCCGGTGGTGATCGACGGTCGCGTCTACGCCCTGGACGACTCGGGCGGTTTGTACGTGTTCAATGCCGCCGATGGCAAGCAGATCGGCAAGAAGCAAAAGCTCGGCACGATGATGCGTGCCAGCCTGATCTACGGCGATGGCAAGCTCTATGCCTGCTCGGTCGACGGCCGCTTCTACGTGCTGAAGCCCAGCGACAAGGGTTGCGATATCGTGCATCGTCTGCGTCTGCCGCAGGGCGAGGAGGTCTACGGCTCGCCGATTATCGCCCATGGGCGCATCTATCTGCCGACGACCGCCGCGCTCTACTGCATCGGCGACAAAGAGGCGAAGAACTCCAGCGGCGACGTGCAGCAACTGCCGGCCGAGACTCCCGTCTCGAACGATCCACAGCCGGCGTTCGTACAGGTGGTGCCGGTCGAAGCCCAGGTGAAGCCGGGGGAGAAGGTGCAGTTCGAGGTGCGCCTGTTCAACTCGAACGGCCAGTTCCTCAAAAAGTCGAAGGCCGAGTTCAGCGTCGATGCCCACGGCACGATCTCGCCCGACGGCGAGTACCTGGCCGACAGCTCGGCGCAGCACACGGCCTCGACGGTCACGGCCCAGGTGGGCGATCTGCAGGGGATGGCCCGCGTGCGGATCATTCCCGATCTCCCCTGGTCGTTTGATATCTCGGATGGCGAGGTACCGCTCCCCTGGGTCGGTGCCCGCTATCGCCACATCGTGCGCGAGCTGGATGGCGACCCAGTGATGGTCAAGGTCACCACGATTCCCAAGGGGACGCGCAGCCAGGCATGGATGGGGCGTACCGACCTGCACGACTACACGATTCAGGCCGATATCCGCGGCGCCATGCGTGGCGACAAGCTGCCCGACATCGGGCTGATCGCGCAGCGCTACACGCTCGACCTGCGGGGCGTCGAACAAGAGCTGCAGATCCGCAGTTGGACGTCGCAGTTGGGCCGCTTCTCGAAAACGGTTCCGCTGAAATGGGAGCCCGACAAGTGGTACACGCTCAAGTTCCGCGCCGAGGCCCAGGGGGACAAGGCCGTCTTGCGCGGCAAGGTCTGGGAACGTGGTACGCCCGAGCCGCAAGAATGGCAGATCGAGGCGACCGACAACGCCCCCAACCTCGTCGGTAGCCCAGGCTTATTCGGCAATGCGACGAACGCCGAGATCTTTCTCGACAACATCCAGGTGACGCCGAATTAGCGCACCGTAGCTCAGGCACCCCTCACGTGCCTGACAGGAATCAGAACGACGGTTTTGTCAGGTACGCCCGTACCTGACCTACATGGAGAAGACGCTTCCGATGAAGACCAAACTCGCATCGTCGCTGTTGGCCAGCGGGCTGTTCCTGTTGCTTGCGAATGGCCATACGCGCGCCAACGAAGCCAACGCACACAAGGTCGAAGCCCCCAAGCCCGTCGGCGTCAAAGACAAGGACTGGGCTCAATGGGGGGGCAGCACCATCAAGAACAACACGCCCGAGGCCAAGAACATTCCCAGCGAGTGGGAAGTGGGCGAGATCG
Coding sequences within:
- a CDS encoding PQQ-binding-like beta-propeller repeat protein translates to MQRIPARVFTLLLLLLASAVDRTAQAVEKPDPGDWPNWRGPEQNGISRESGLIDRWDPEGENVLWKNTEISTVSTPIVMHGKVYLLSRDAIETPSEGEKVVCLDANTGKKIWEHKFNVYLTDVPAERVAWSSVVGDPATGRVYAMGVCGYFCCLDGETGKPLWTRSLSEEFGLLSTYGGRTNVPILFEDLVITSAVIIGWGDMARPAHRFLAMDKNTGEVVWFNGTSPLPDDTTYSTPVISVIDGEALMIFGSGDGGLHAFQPRTGKPVWKYNFSRRGINTSPVVVDGIVYCGHSEENMDNTTMGAVAAIQGSLKGLPPEEPPSAPKPAPPGAPPAVKLGRNITQTNTLWLKKEIGIGKCSPVVIDGRVYALDDSGGLYVFNAADGKQIGKKQKLGTMMRASLIYGDGKLYACSVDGRFYVLKPSDKGCDIVHRLRLPQGEEVYGSPIIAHGRIYLPTTAALYCIGDKEAKNSSGDVQQLPAETPVSNDPQPAFVQVVPVEAQVKPGEKVQFEVRLFNSNGQFLKKSKAEFSVDAHGTISPDGEYLADSSAQHTASTVTAQVGDLQGMARVRIIPDLPWSFDISDGEVPLPWVGARYRHIVRELDGDPVMVKVTTIPKGTRSQAWMGRTDLHDYTIQADIRGAMRGDKLPDIGLIAQRYTLDLRGVEQELQIRSWTSQLGRFSKTVPLKWEPDKWYTLKFRAEAQGDKAVLRGKVWERGTPEPQEWQIEATDNAPNLVGSPGLFGNATNAEIFLDNIQVTPN